GGTTGCCCACCGCGTCGTAGGCGAAGGTCTCGGACTGCACGCTCAGCGCGCCACTGGACGGGTGTACCGCGCTTGTCAGGCGGTGCAGGTCGTCATAGCCGAAAGTGTGCGCCCCGAAATCGTCGGTCATGGTTGCGCGGTTGCCGGCAGTGTCGTATGTGTAGCCGACGCTGGCGATAACCGCATTGTCGGTTTTGCGGCGGTAGGTTATTCCGGTAAGCTGATTGGCGGCGTCGTAAACATATTCCGCCGCCACCGCCGCGCCCATATCCATGCGCGTGCGCCGTCCGGCGGCGTCGTAGGTGAATTGGAACTGCGTCCCGCCGGGCGCGGTTATCGTTACGGGGCGGTTCAGCGCGTCGTAGCTGTAGCTCCATGTGTAGCCGGAGGCCGTCATCGCCAGCCGGTTCCCGGCGGCGTCGTATGTGTACGCGAACGCGCCGCCCAGGTTTGCGGCTTTGTCCTGCGCGCTTGTTGCCGTTACCCTTCCCGCCGCGTCATATGTGTAATTGGAAGTGGTTAGTATGGATTTTTGTGAATGCAAACGGTTGGTCGTTTCGGCGATGGCAAGCACGTGCCCAAGCATTTGCCCATCCCCCTCCATTCCCGCCGGAATGGAGGCATGGGCACACACTGCGAGAAGCATCGCCGCACAATTGCAAGTAAGTGTCCGCAGTGTTCTTGCCATTTTAAACAGTCCTCTTCACTTGTTGTTTCTATTTAGCATAATGTTTCTTTTGTGGAATCCATAAATTACGCCAGGGATGGCAAGAACCCAAGATACCCATAATATAGCAACTCCATATGCAGCTGTTGATTTAACAATCCATAACGGCATTTCCAGACGATGAATGTGTATCCAATAGCATCCCGTGAAATAAACCCCTAGTGACATGAATAAATACACTAAGCCCCTCCTGCCCCATTTGTAGCTACAGACATAACCCATAACTATAAATACTGAGATAAGGTTAAGCACGCCAAAAAAAGAGCCGATAATACCTAACGTTACCAAGATGCTTCCGAGTACGATACCAATGCAAAATATCAGCGATATCACTGCAAATGCAACAATAAACTCCTGGATGATTCTTTTCATTTTTCCTCCATACAATTATCTGGCTTGGGGTTTTTACATTCCCACCATGTTTTAATAGCCCATACAATGCAATTATTCAGAAAAGACCATTCCACCCCTTTTTGCTGATCACGTAACGCTTTCTGGCGAACACATTTTGTCGTTTTAGAGTCAGACCCCGACCATGGCCAACCAAATAGTCGCCGTCCTCTATCTATGTCCTCTGGATTGTTAATATCGATATTCTCTGGTGTACTCAATCCATAAGTAGCCCCTCCAGCCTCGATATAAAAATGCGGAACCGAACCTGTAAAGTCAGCAATCCTCATGCAAGTTCGGACACTTGCAGGCCTACTTTTCCATTTATTGCCCCAATGTTGCGCTTCATCGCTTTCAAAATTTTGCCCTGAACTATCAGTATGGTTTTGTGGATTCTCTGCAACATAAGTGTATAAATTGCTATTCCCACCAAAAAATCCAATCGGATCTTTCTGGATGAATCTGCCGGTGTCGGGGGCGTAGTATCTGGCGCGGTAATAGAACAGGCCGGTTTCGGCGTCCCATTCTCGGGCGGTGTAGCTGTATAGGCTGCCCGTCTGCGACCAGGCGCTTGTGCTGGCGGTTATTTCGTTTCTGAACACGGGCTTGCCGTAGGCTTGGTATTGCGCGCGCTCAACTACGGTTCCCGTCTGGTCGGCGATGGCGATTATGCTGCCAAGCCCGTCGGCCAGCAGGTAATAATCGCTTGCGCCTTTTCTTAACATCAGCGGCTCGTCCGTGCCGGGGCCGTGCGTGTAGGTCGCCTTCAGCGCGCCGTCCGCGCCGGTTACAAATGCGATGTCCTCGCCGTCGTAGATGTAATGCTGTTCGCGAATTGTCTCGCCGTTGTGCGTTATCGTTTTTGCGATTCTCCGGCCTGTCGCGTCGTAACGGAGCGCCTCGCTGTAGCCCGACGGCAGGTTTACTTGCGTAAGGCGGTTCTGCGCGTCGTAGATGTATGCGGTCTGCGCGTTGTCGGATGCGCGCGTTTTTGTTGTCAGGTTGCCGTTGTTGTCGTAATCGTAGGTGTAAAGCGAATCGCTATTCAGTCGGTTTGCGGCGTCGCAGGCGTAACCGGAGCGCACGGCGTCGCTTGTGCGGTTGCCCACCGCGTCGTAGGCGAAGGCCTCGGACTGCACGCTCAGCGCGCCGCTGGACGGGTGTACCGCGCTTGTCAGACGGTGCAGGTCGTCATAAGCGAATCCGTGGCTGCCGAAATCGTCAGCCATGGTTGCGCGGTTGCCGGCGTTGTCGTATGTGTAGCCGACGCTGGCGATAACCGCATTGTCGGTTTTGCGGCGGTAGGTTATTCCGGTAAGCTGATTGGCGGCGTCGTAAACATATTCCGCCGCCACCGCCGCGCCCATATCCATGCGCGTGCGCCGTCCGGCGGCGTCGTAGGTGAATTGGAACTGCGTCCCGCCGGGCGCGGTTATCGTTACGGGGCGGTTCAGCGCGTCGTAGCTGTAGCTCCATGTGTAGCCGGAGGCCGTCATCGCCAGCCGGTTCCCGGCGGCGTCGTATGTGTAGGTGAACGCGCCGCCGAGGTTTGCAATCTTGTCCTGCGCGCTTGTTGCCGTTACCCTTCCCGCCGCGTCATAGCCGAATTGCAACTTTGTTTGCGGACCTTCCACCGTTGTCAGGTTGCCCGCAAGGTCGTAGCCGTAGGCCGTCTGCCCGTCGGGGGCGGTGGCGGATGCCAGCCGGCCCAAAATATCGTAAGCGAACGCGAAGCTGCTGCCGTTTGCGTCAGCCGCCGCGCTGATCCTTCCCGCCGCGTCGTAGCCGTAGCTCGCCGCATGGCTTAACGGATCGGTTACGGCGGACAGCCTTCCCTGCGCGTCGTAGGCGAAACCCGTCGCGTGATTGGCGGCGTCCGTCAGCGAAACAAGCCGCTTTGCGCCCGTCTCAAAACCGCCCGGCTCGTAGCCGTAGCGCGTTACGCCGCCGATGGCGTCGGTAACCGTGTCAACCGTGTTGTCCGGGTTGTAGGCGAAAGCCACCGCCTTGCCCGCCGGGTCCGTCATGCGCGTTACGCGGCCTATGATGTCATAGGCGAAACCGGAATTGCGGTTCAGCGCGTCGGTTACGGATGTTGCATTGCCGTAGCCGTCCCGCCCGATTGTTACAGCATGGCCCAGCGGGCCGGTTATCGCCAGCGGCAGTCCGTGCGCGTTATTGGTTATATCGGTTGAATGCCCCGCCGCGTCGGTGATGCGCGACAGGTTGCCGCTTGCGTCGTACGAAAAATGCGCGGTGTTGCCCTTCGCGTCGGCGTAATAGCTGATGTTGCCGGACGCAGGGTCGTAGCCGATGTTGACGCGGTTGCCCAGCGGGTCCGTCGCG
The Elusimicrobiales bacterium genome window above contains:
- a CDS encoding RHS repeat-associated core domain-containing protein translates to MIRTTVFKLLIFISTVFLSAPFLHARTLPKSPTPETCQLPSTEAPSDCPRCYDEASGGVSVSGDPAVYVPNFAGPVDFRVFYLSDNQDAGDIGRSWRHSFESSVRVYPAARLLASASVAGGWSDPYSPGALMGASGMDIPASDLETVAVVRPPDGRRLLYFLNSSGQWVAPAGESAVLSVSGSTAAPSGFVWSADDRLVYSYDGAGRLVSVTDRNGAALLLEYSSGLLSAVRDPDGRVLYSFSRDGAGRVSSVTDIGGRAHYFGYTGSGLLERLEGPEGVSTFGYQGYSVSGLEGFAGGYFAPGGWGNAELLSRVTPPGGQVTSYAYSAPAYRVDHSRDCKSVPAFNYAGAERCALLAGAAAPADKVYLAPLAPAASGYYFVDRAAFSAWYFPQRYYLSSKTGPRGTYTYEYIVDDQTGEGETRITPPLGGKEVVRWNKSNGHFRRAYTVDGAGGKTLFAYDSANNPVQVTDPAGNVRGYAWDAKNRLTAATDPLGNRVNIGYDPASGNISYYADAKGNTAHFSYDASGNLSRITDAAGHSTDITNNAHGLPLAITGPLGHAVTIGRDGYGNATSVTDALNRNSGFAYDIIGRVTRMTDPAGKAVAFAYNPDNTVDTVTDAIGGVTRYGYEPGGFETGAKRLVSLTDAANHATGFAYDAQGRLSAVTDPLSHAASYGYDAAGRISAAADANGSSFAFAYDILGRLASATAPDGQTAYGYDLAGNLTTVEGPQTKLQFGYDAAGRVTATSAQDKIANLGGAFTYTYDAAGNRLAMTASGYTWSYSYDALNRPVTITAPGGTQFQFTYDAAGRRTRMDMGAAVAAEYVYDAANQLTGITYRRKTDNAVIASVGYTYDNAGNRATMADDFGSHGFAYDDLHRLTSAVHPSSGALSVQSEAFAYDAVGNRTSDAVRSGYACDAANRLNSDSLYTYDYDNNGNLTTKTRASDNAQTAYIYDAQNRLTQVNLPSGYSEALRYDATGRRIAKTITHNGETIREQHYIYDGEDIAFVTGADGALKATYTHGPGTDEPLMLRKGASDYYLLADGLGSIIAIADQTGTVVERAQYQAYGKPVFRNEITASTSAWSQTGSLYSYTAREWDAETGLFYYRARYYAPDTGRFIQKDPIGFFGGNSNLYTYVAENPQNHTDSSGQNFESDEAQHWGNKWKSRPASVRTCMRIADFTGSVPHFYIEAGGATYGLSTPENIDINNPEDIDRGRRLFGWPWSGSDSKTTKCVRQKALRDQQKGVEWSFLNNCIVWAIKTWWECKNPKPDNCMEEK